One genomic window of Brevundimonas vesicularis includes the following:
- a CDS encoding ComEC/Rec2 family competence protein: MTPQSQISATRRDEATFEAKMTLRPVLAVAALFVGFAVPAWAQAIDPAIGAPLRPWRKGEMDIHHINTGRGEAQLLILPDGTSLLVDMSGKTVERPPFSLPTRPDSSRPPGEWVARYVRRVLPQSAQGIDYALISHFHGDHMGAIVENSPWAANGTYRLSGITEVAEHLPIAKVIDRAWPDYDYPRPISDRTMTNYRTFLAWQAEHNHLQVERFQPGRANQLILVHDADAYPQFQIRNLYANGVLWTGQGEATRALFPAFETWPEDDQPDENKFSIAFRVSYGPFDYFTGGDLSSINEETAVTPPAWGDVEPLVGQATGPVDAMKANHHGSWDSNSIPFLAALRPRVIVIGSRADGHPSVNTWKRMTSERVWPGQRDIFVTNVSQATATTTYGVAETAKSTQGHVVIRVTEGGDSFRVFVLDDATEDMTVKAVFGPYQSW, translated from the coding sequence TTGACGCCCCAATCCCAAATCTCCGCAACAAGGCGCGATGAAGCGACCTTCGAGGCCAAGATGACACTTAGACCCGTTTTAGCCGTCGCCGCTCTTTTCGTGGGCTTCGCCGTCCCAGCCTGGGCGCAAGCCATCGATCCCGCTATCGGCGCACCGCTGCGCCCATGGCGGAAGGGCGAGATGGACATTCACCACATCAATACGGGGCGGGGGGAGGCGCAACTGCTGATCCTGCCCGACGGCACGAGCCTTCTTGTCGATATGAGCGGCAAGACCGTGGAACGGCCGCCGTTCTCGCTGCCGACACGGCCGGACAGTTCTCGCCCTCCAGGTGAATGGGTGGCGCGTTATGTGCGGCGCGTCCTGCCGCAGTCTGCGCAAGGCATCGACTATGCATTGATCAGCCACTTCCACGGCGACCACATGGGCGCGATCGTTGAGAATTCCCCCTGGGCGGCCAATGGCACCTATCGGCTGAGTGGCATCACGGAAGTCGCGGAGCATCTGCCGATCGCAAAGGTGATCGACCGCGCTTGGCCCGACTACGACTATCCGAGGCCGATTTCGGACCGCACGATGACCAACTACCGCACCTTCCTGGCGTGGCAGGCCGAACACAATCATCTTCAAGTGGAGCGATTCCAGCCCGGGCGCGCTAATCAACTGATCCTGGTGCACGACGCCGACGCCTATCCCCAATTCCAGATCCGGAACCTATACGCAAACGGGGTGCTCTGGACCGGACAGGGCGAGGCAACACGCGCTTTGTTCCCTGCCTTTGAGACCTGGCCTGAAGACGACCAGCCGGACGAGAACAAATTCAGCATCGCGTTTCGCGTCAGCTACGGTCCGTTCGACTATTTCACTGGCGGCGACCTGTCTTCGATCAATGAGGAGACAGCGGTCACCCCGCCTGCCTGGGGGGATGTGGAGCCCTTGGTCGGCCAGGCTACTGGGCCGGTCGACGCCATGAAGGCGAACCATCATGGCAGCTGGGATTCCAACAGTATTCCATTTCTGGCGGCGCTTCGTCCCCGGGTGATCGTCATCGGGTCTCGGGCCGACGGGCATCCGTCGGTGAACACCTGGAAACGAATGACCTCGGAACGGGTCTGGCCAGGACAACGCGACATCTTCGTCACCAATGTCTCGCAGGCGACCGCCACAACGACCTACGGCGTAGCGGAGACGGCAAAGAGCACTCAGGGCCACGTGGTTATCCGCGTCACTGAAGGCGGCGACAGCTTTCGCGTCTTCGTGCTGGACGACGCCACTGAAGATATGACGGTGAAGGCCGTTTTTGGTCCCTATCAGAGCTGGTGA
- a CDS encoding TonB-dependent receptor domain-containing protein: protein MMSHKALLACGSAVFVVCAFEQAQAQTRDFSIPAQPAVTAIPEFARQARIQVVASARDLEGVRTPAIIGELKVRDAMERLIAGSPLGIAADTGSLITLRSVRASAVGVVTGTVSDPSTRDYLRNAVVKIDGRQVAISGERGEYRVAGVPAGDVELTIEYTGYVPARTIVRVPAGGVARSDVELRSSLSAASDLSATEVAEVVVVGAREGDARAIMEQRASMNIVNTLSADSFGEIGDGNPAEFLKYMPGVDFDVVADDVPRNISLRGLPSRYTGITVNGRSLAGGADANTSTTSPTSRQYSFEQLALTGIDTISVSKTTSADMDANAPAGTIDIRTRKAFDRRGRSVTVQLGASTHTGLWDDYQTGWQEGGYGDRKFLPMAQITYADVFLGGRLGVTAGLSDSTTLIEHVQTTAGRNYIPTAVSPQPYAVTSIGSAFYDREYNRKSATFGLDFKAADNLILSLISTYNRGDIEPSTFTPTFTTLARTRGVVGGGDPALDFTTNAAATSTTLSLSNTFTYKVGETTSVIPSFEWSGARFRVDGYAAYSDSSSRYDSAARGQVSTLLNAVEARGNFSAARSNLLDQDWKIQQVSGTDWADPASFTLSTVNGSNRPQIRTTSGSSIQAEMLGGGLNLEFDTTFGRLPVTWKTGVKLARNTYDYANNSEALQWIYGGPLTNTEFLRVVQSSNQASFANSGIRVRTLSGNGLYMPSLTKIYDMMQANPGQWTNAVTASNWYNANIVNTREYEEDIGAAYLMATAELTDRLTLRAGLRAEETTGRSADFDPFSAQEVIRAGYAVNAATGRATTIAGLEYQYLTRPKAEREGRYTDVFPSASVRYRFDNNIDFIVGYSRTIQRPDVSLLAGVWSTALTEEGSVVTAPNPDLKPEYSDNVSVRLVKYFEPVGLVGVNYYRNRIKNGIISRSFTAQEFGYEGTEYADATFESYTNRSDQEVGINGYELEFNHAMDYLPGALRGLSVRGSWLYSDPDVVQERVSTQVRQFGLSWRQGPARLNLNSVWSNEKDRGQTGNISTPRGVITQSQPFVPYLEVNVSGSYTLIKKTRGSFMGLEAYFSANNIFGNHRGTWYDNSEIWPGSKGHHSQIDIYSGQKATVGFRARF, encoded by the coding sequence ATGATGTCTCACAAGGCTCTTCTCGCCTGCGGCTCAGCCGTATTTGTCGTCTGCGCGTTTGAGCAGGCACAAGCGCAAACCCGCGACTTCAGCATTCCCGCACAACCGGCGGTGACGGCCATTCCTGAGTTCGCCCGGCAGGCGCGGATTCAGGTTGTCGCGTCCGCGCGCGATTTGGAAGGCGTGCGCACGCCCGCCATCATAGGCGAACTGAAGGTGCGTGATGCGATGGAGCGACTTATCGCAGGCTCCCCTTTGGGGATTGCGGCCGATACAGGTTCACTCATCACCTTGCGCTCGGTCAGAGCATCGGCGGTGGGCGTGGTGACCGGGACAGTCTCGGATCCCTCTACCCGTGACTATCTGCGCAACGCTGTCGTGAAGATTGACGGCCGCCAAGTCGCCATCTCGGGTGAACGGGGCGAATACAGGGTCGCTGGCGTTCCCGCAGGGGATGTGGAGTTGACGATTGAGTACACAGGTTACGTCCCCGCTCGCACAATAGTCCGTGTGCCTGCCGGAGGGGTGGCGCGGAGCGACGTCGAACTGCGCAGTTCCCTTTCGGCGGCTTCAGATCTGTCCGCTACCGAGGTCGCCGAAGTCGTCGTCGTCGGAGCACGAGAGGGCGACGCGCGCGCCATCATGGAGCAGCGCGCCTCCATGAATATCGTCAACACATTGTCGGCAGACAGCTTTGGCGAAATCGGCGACGGCAACCCCGCCGAATTCTTGAAGTATATGCCCGGTGTGGATTTCGACGTGGTGGCTGACGATGTGCCCCGCAACATCTCTCTGAGAGGCCTGCCGTCTCGGTACACCGGCATCACTGTCAATGGCCGGTCATTAGCCGGCGGCGCTGACGCGAATACAAGCACGACCTCCCCAACGTCGCGCCAGTACAGTTTTGAGCAGCTGGCGCTGACGGGGATCGACACCATCAGCGTTTCCAAGACGACCAGCGCTGACATGGACGCCAACGCGCCCGCCGGGACAATCGACATCCGGACGCGCAAGGCCTTTGATCGCCGCGGGCGCAGCGTCACTGTGCAGTTGGGCGCCTCGACCCACACCGGCCTTTGGGATGATTATCAAACGGGTTGGCAGGAAGGCGGCTATGGCGACCGCAAGTTTCTCCCCATGGCTCAGATCACCTACGCCGACGTTTTTTTGGGCGGGCGTTTGGGCGTGACGGCGGGTCTCAGCGACTCCACGACGCTGATCGAACATGTTCAGACCACGGCGGGCCGAAACTACATACCTACCGCTGTCAGTCCCCAGCCTTATGCCGTGACATCAATCGGCAGCGCCTTCTATGACCGAGAATACAATCGCAAGTCCGCGACTTTTGGACTGGACTTCAAAGCCGCTGATAATCTGATCCTATCGCTGATCAGCACCTACAATCGCGGCGACATCGAACCCAGCACCTTTACACCGACCTTCACGACGCTGGCTCGCACCCGGGGTGTCGTCGGCGGCGGCGACCCCGCGCTCGACTTCACCACCAATGCTGCCGCGACATCGACCACTTTGTCTCTGTCCAACACCTTCACCTACAAGGTCGGCGAAACCACCAGCGTCATTCCCAGTTTCGAATGGTCGGGCGCTCGCTTCCGCGTGGACGGCTATGCGGCCTATTCGGACTCCAGCAGCCGGTATGATTCAGCGGCCCGGGGTCAGGTTTCGACGTTGCTGAACGCTGTGGAAGCGCGTGGCAACTTCAGCGCGGCGCGCAGCAACCTTCTCGATCAGGATTGGAAGATCCAACAGGTCAGCGGGACTGACTGGGCCGATCCTGCCAGCTTCACGCTCAGCACGGTCAATGGCTCCAACCGACCGCAAATCCGGACCACCTCGGGATCCTCAATCCAGGCCGAGATGCTGGGCGGAGGGCTCAATCTCGAGTTCGATACGACGTTCGGCCGACTGCCTGTGACCTGGAAAACGGGCGTCAAGCTGGCCCGCAACACCTACGATTACGCCAACAACAGCGAAGCCCTTCAGTGGATTTACGGCGGCCCGCTGACCAACACCGAGTTCCTCCGAGTTGTGCAAAGCAGCAATCAGGCCTCGTTCGCCAACAGCGGCATAAGGGTCAGAACCCTGTCCGGGAACGGCCTCTATATGCCGAGCCTGACGAAGATCTACGACATGATGCAGGCGAACCCAGGCCAGTGGACCAACGCGGTCACGGCAAGCAACTGGTACAACGCCAACATCGTCAACACCCGCGAATACGAGGAAGACATCGGCGCCGCCTATCTCATGGCGACGGCCGAACTCACGGATCGCCTGACGCTACGGGCGGGTTTGCGAGCTGAAGAAACGACAGGCCGAAGCGCCGATTTCGATCCTTTCAGTGCGCAGGAGGTCATCAGAGCGGGTTATGCGGTCAATGCCGCGACTGGTCGGGCTACCACAATCGCCGGCCTAGAGTATCAGTACCTGACGCGCCCTAAAGCTGAACGGGAAGGGCGGTATACAGACGTTTTTCCAAGTGCATCGGTCCGCTATCGGTTCGACAACAATATCGACTTCATCGTCGGTTACAGCCGCACCATTCAAAGACCTGACGTCAGCTTGCTTGCGGGGGTTTGGTCGACGGCGTTGACAGAAGAGGGCTCGGTGGTGACGGCCCCGAACCCGGACCTGAAACCGGAGTACTCGGACAATGTCTCGGTCCGATTGGTCAAATATTTCGAGCCGGTTGGTCTGGTCGGGGTCAACTACTATCGCAACCGCATAAAGAACGGGATCATATCGCGCAGCTTCACGGCCCAAGAATTCGGTTACGAGGGGACGGAATACGCCGATGCCACCTTCGAGTCCTACACGAACCGGTCTGATCAAGAGGTCGGCATCAATGGCTACGAACTCGAGTTCAACCACGCCATGGATTATCTGCCTGGAGCGCTGCGGGGTCTGTCGGTGCGTGGGTCGTGGCTGTACAGCGATCCGGACGTCGTCCAGGAGCGCGTCTCGACCCAGGTCCGACAGTTTGGGCTGAGCTGGCGCCAGGGGCCGGCACGGCTGAATCTGAACAGTGTATGGTCCAACGAGAAGGATCGCGGCCAGACCGGCAACATTTCGACGCCGCGAGGTGTCATCACCCAGTCCCAACCCTTCGTGCCGTACCTCGAGGTGAATGTCTCCGGCAGCTATACGCTGATCAAAAAGACCCGTGGCAGTTTCATGGGGCTGGAGGCCTATTTCAGCGCCAACAACATCTTCGGCAACCATCGCGGCACTTGGTACGACAACAGCGAGATTTGGCCGGGATCAAAAGGTCATCACAGCCAGATCGATATCTACAGCGGACAGAAGGCCACCGTCGGTTTCCGCGCTCGCTTCTGA
- a CDS encoding FecR family protein: MVARDTSQAIDDAAAAWVAREDRGQLSNDDQAALEVWLHADSRHAGALLRARAIGLSSEAASALGRDFDPRRFTRSTRRPPVQKSLSRRQLMAWSGGAAACVATVAAVGFILTAPTAYATERGQMRLVPLPDGSTVVLNTASRVTVSYSKTRRLVRLLEGEADFTVLGDQGRPFVVEVGHRQIEAAEGSGFRIRKLEQEPIDLLVHQGVVQIGDDQIGRRDLLRSDTQITLGSGGDGCRDSLPRHVSPTVINRELAWREGKIAFEGESLGQAASAFQRYSNVRILIANPTLAREPVSGLFSANDPVGFSRAVADLFGAPIRVERTRVVVGLPQAGA; this comes from the coding sequence ATGGTCGCAAGAGACACAAGTCAGGCCATTGACGACGCCGCAGCGGCTTGGGTCGCGCGGGAGGATCGGGGGCAGCTGTCGAACGACGATCAAGCTGCGCTGGAGGTGTGGCTGCATGCGGATTCCCGCCATGCCGGTGCCCTGTTGCGGGCTCGCGCCATAGGCCTGAGCAGCGAGGCGGCATCGGCTCTCGGCCGGGATTTTGATCCGAGGCGATTCACTAGGTCCACACGGCGTCCTCCCGTGCAAAAGAGCCTATCGCGTCGCCAGTTGATGGCATGGAGCGGTGGAGCGGCGGCCTGCGTTGCCACAGTCGCGGCTGTGGGATTCATCCTCACAGCGCCAACGGCCTACGCGACCGAGCGCGGACAGATGCGTCTAGTTCCGCTGCCCGATGGGTCCACGGTTGTCTTGAACACGGCGTCTCGCGTGACCGTCAGCTACAGCAAGACAAGGCGTCTGGTGCGGTTACTCGAAGGGGAGGCGGACTTCACCGTCCTGGGCGATCAGGGTCGGCCTTTTGTCGTTGAAGTCGGCCATCGCCAGATTGAAGCAGCAGAGGGCAGTGGTTTCCGGATTCGTAAGCTTGAACAAGAGCCGATCGACTTGTTGGTTCACCAAGGTGTTGTCCAGATCGGCGACGACCAGATCGGCCGACGCGATCTGTTACGGTCGGACACGCAGATCACCCTCGGGAGCGGAGGAGACGGGTGCCGAGACTCCCTGCCGCGTCATGTCTCTCCGACCGTAATCAACAGAGAGTTGGCTTGGCGCGAGGGCAAGATCGCATTCGAGGGCGAAAGTCTGGGACAGGCGGCTTCAGCTTTTCAGCGCTACAGCAACGTGCGGATATTGATCGCCAATCCGACGCTGGCGCGCGAACCCGTGTCAGGCCTTTTTTCCGCGAATGATCCGGTTGGTTTCAGCCGAGCCGTCGCCGATCTCTTTGGCGCCCCAATAAGGGTGGAGCGAACTCGCGTAGTGGTCGGCCTGCCGCAGGCTGGCGCATAA